From the Sporocytophaga myxococcoides DSM 11118 genome, one window contains:
- a CDS encoding lipocalin family protein, whose amino-acid sequence MKLKVIFTSLLFLSVLSVNAQRASLIKGNWKYQDVTEKEKLDSTSLKMLEMFFSEVTFDIKENGQYKAQFMGKSEEGAWKLNKDESKITFTSSKGPINEMTIVEVSQNKLILNFGKPNSLILKKAEPAKEGK is encoded by the coding sequence ATGAAATTAAAAGTTATTTTTACCTCATTATTATTTCTATCAGTTCTTAGTGTAAATGCTCAGAGAGCAAGTCTTATAAAAGGAAACTGGAAATATCAGGATGTAACAGAAAAGGAAAAACTGGATTCTACAAGCTTAAAGATGCTGGAGATGTTTTTCAGCGAAGTAACTTTTGATATAAAAGAAAACGGTCAGTATAAGGCCCAGTTTATGGGTAAATCTGAAGAGGGCGCATGGAAGCTTAATAAAGATGAATCTAAAATTACCTTCACATCCAGCAAAGGACCTATCAATGAAATGACAATTGTTGAGGTAAGTCAAAATAAACTAATACTGAATTTTGGAAAGCCTAATTCTCTTATCCTGAAAAAGGCAGAACCTGCCAAAGAAGGTAAGTAA